In Actinomadura citrea, a single window of DNA contains:
- the atpB gene encoding F0F1 ATP synthase subunit A, with translation MNALTVLASGGDEFQAPGPELFDFPPLFAGGPAWLTKPVVFAVVGSLVVCVFFWSAFAKPKLVPRGVQNLGEVGYMFVRDEIARPFLGKNTDRWMPMLMSMFFLIWIWNIFAVVPIIQFPIASHIAFPIVLALFVYIVKIYLGLRHQGIRYFTNMIPGGLPLPVYFLLVPIEYLSTFVLAPFTHAVRLFANMFAGHTILAFFSLVGFWFLFEKPTVAGFGVGIIGVIVTIAMTALELLIQFLQAFLFTMLAAMYIQSGLEADH, from the coding sequence GTGAACGCGCTGACGGTCCTCGCCTCCGGCGGAGATGAGTTCCAGGCCCCCGGCCCAGAGCTGTTCGACTTCCCGCCCCTGTTCGCCGGCGGCCCCGCTTGGCTGACCAAGCCCGTCGTCTTCGCGGTCGTCGGGTCGCTGGTGGTCTGCGTCTTCTTCTGGAGCGCCTTCGCCAAGCCGAAGCTCGTGCCGCGGGGCGTGCAGAACCTCGGCGAGGTCGGCTACATGTTCGTGCGGGACGAGATCGCCCGCCCGTTCCTCGGCAAGAACACCGACCGGTGGATGCCGATGCTCATGTCGATGTTCTTCCTGATCTGGATCTGGAACATCTTCGCGGTCGTCCCGATCATCCAGTTCCCGATCGCCTCGCACATCGCGTTCCCGATCGTCCTGGCGCTCTTCGTCTACATCGTCAAGATCTACCTCGGTCTGCGGCACCAGGGGATCCGGTACTTCACGAACATGATCCCCGGCGGCCTGCCGCTGCCCGTCTACTTCCTGCTGGTGCCGATCGAGTACCTCTCGACCTTCGTCCTGGCCCCGTTCACCCACGCGGTCCGGCTCTTCGCCAACATGTTCGCGGGCCACACGATCCTGGCGTTCTTCAGCCTGGTCGGCTTCTGGTTCCTGTTCGAGAAGCCCACGGTCGCCGGATTCGGCGTCGGCATCATCGGCGTGATCGTCACCATCGCCATGACGGCGCTGGAGCTGCTGATCCAGTTCCTGCAGGCGTTCCTGTTCACCATGCTGGCCGCGATGTACATCCAGAGCGGCCTGGAAGCCGACCACTAA
- a CDS encoding F0F1 ATP synthase subunit delta: protein MTITGAVSRASLAEARERLEAAISSADLARLGGDLFAVLHLIDREHGLRRAVSDPARDGAEKAQLVQILLEGKVSPAALGLVADVVRLRWSRPSELSDAVEILAVTAESARAEADGRIDDLEDELFRFSRVVEGEPDLRGALANPGLPDERKLGLVNALVEGKVTDATLTLVTELVLRPRGRSLESGLADYGKLVAQRRQRLVALVRTPAPLSAEQRTRLAAVLAAAYGHEVHLNIEIDPTSIGGLSVQIGDEIIDGTIAGRLDDVRRRLGTG, encoded by the coding sequence ATGACCATCACGGGAGCGGTGAGCAGGGCGTCGCTGGCCGAGGCCAGGGAACGGCTGGAGGCCGCGATCTCCTCCGCCGACCTGGCGCGGCTCGGCGGCGACCTGTTCGCGGTGCTGCACCTGATCGACCGCGAGCACGGCCTGCGGCGGGCGGTCTCCGACCCGGCGCGCGACGGTGCCGAGAAGGCGCAGCTCGTCCAGATCCTGCTGGAGGGCAAGGTGTCGCCGGCCGCTCTCGGGCTGGTCGCCGACGTCGTCCGGCTGCGCTGGTCCAGGCCGTCGGAGCTGTCGGACGCGGTGGAGATCCTCGCGGTCACCGCCGAGTCCGCCCGCGCCGAGGCCGACGGCCGGATCGACGACTTGGAGGACGAGCTGTTCCGGTTCTCCAGGGTCGTCGAGGGGGAGCCGGATCTGCGCGGCGCCCTGGCCAACCCCGGCCTGCCGGACGAGCGCAAGCTCGGCCTGGTCAACGCGCTGGTGGAGGGCAAGGTCACCGACGCGACGCTGACGCTCGTCACCGAACTGGTGCTGCGGCCGCGAGGACGTAGCCTGGAAAGCGGGCTCGCCGACTACGGCAAGCTCGTCGCCCAGCGACGGCAGCGGCTGGTCGCCCTGGTCCGCACGCCGGCGCCGCTTTCGGCGGAGCAGCGGACGCGGCTCGCCGCGGTGCTGGCCGCCGCCTACGGCCACGAAGTACATCTGAACATCGAGATCGACCCCACCTCGATCGGCGGCCTGTCGGTCCAGATCGGGGACGAGATCATCGACGGCACGATCGCCGGACGGCTGGACGACGTCCGCCGGCGGCTCGGCACCGGCTGA
- the atpE gene encoding ATP synthase F0 subunit C, with protein MGDLAALSGNVTSIGYGLAAIGPGIGVGIIFGQGVNAIARQPELTGVIRTNMLLGFVLTEALALIGLVAPFIFQGIK; from the coding sequence ATGGGAGACCTCGCTGCCCTCAGCGGTAACGTCACCTCGATCGGTTACGGCCTCGCGGCGATCGGCCCGGGCATCGGCGTCGGCATCATCTTCGGCCAGGGCGTGAACGCCATCGCCCGCCAGCCCGAGCTGACCGGTGTCATCCGCACCAACATGCTGCTGGGCTTCGTCCTTACCGAGGCGCTCGCCCTGATCGGCCTGGTCGCGCCGTTCATCTTCCAGGGCATCAAGTAG
- a CDS encoding AtpZ/AtpI family protein, producing the protein MSEQKRRPEDGQREFADAAWSAPSYLLSGMLIWGGLGWLLSKWTHQTWLVPIGLVIGIVLAVYLVYVKFGRDSS; encoded by the coding sequence ATGAGCGAGCAGAAACGCCGGCCGGAGGACGGCCAGCGGGAATTCGCCGACGCCGCCTGGTCCGCGCCCAGCTATCTCCTTTCCGGGATGCTCATCTGGGGCGGTCTCGGGTGGCTGCTGTCCAAGTGGACGCACCAGACCTGGCTGGTCCCGATCGGCCTGGTCATCGGCATCGTGCTCGCCGTCTACCTGGTCTACGTGAAGTTCGGTCGCGACTCCTCCTGA
- a CDS encoding MraY family glycosyltransferase, with protein sequence MREYLLTILVAALVAYLLTPSVRRFAVWFGAQAVPRDRDVHVIPTPRLGGLAMFGGMVAALVVATGLPEMRKVLGDGGISVSKALLLSGGLIVLIGIADDRWEVDALTKFAGQVAAAGIFIMQGIQIYVIPLPTGDSLSLPPAYGVPLTVLVVVATINAVNFIDGLDGLAAGVVGIAALALFSYAYLLSRTNGLTTLSAATLIAAVLFGMCAGFLPHNFSPAKIFMGDTGSMLIGLLLSASTIMLTGQFDPAILANGLFPFFVPVLLVPAVAAVPFMDMLLAVWRRTNQGRSPFAPDKQHLHHRLLELGHSTRRAVLIMYFWVGLLASGLVGLALFDAAWITLGATLLVAVAGVLLMLRIPGRRRSARAKAPGAGDQPAERPSMPV encoded by the coding sequence GTGCGGGAGTACCTGCTCACGATCCTGGTCGCCGCTCTCGTCGCCTACCTGCTGACGCCGTCGGTGCGCAGGTTCGCCGTCTGGTTCGGCGCGCAGGCCGTCCCGCGCGACCGCGACGTGCACGTGATCCCGACGCCCCGCCTCGGCGGCCTGGCGATGTTCGGCGGGATGGTGGCGGCGCTGGTGGTCGCGACCGGGCTCCCGGAGATGCGCAAGGTCCTCGGCGACGGCGGGATCAGCGTCAGCAAGGCGCTGCTGCTGTCGGGCGGGCTGATCGTGCTGATCGGGATCGCCGACGACCGCTGGGAGGTGGACGCGCTCACCAAGTTCGCCGGGCAGGTCGCGGCCGCCGGGATCTTCATCATGCAGGGCATCCAGATCTACGTGATCCCGCTGCCGACCGGCGACTCGCTGTCGCTGCCGCCCGCCTACGGGGTGCCGCTCACCGTCCTCGTCGTCGTCGCCACGATCAACGCGGTCAACTTCATCGACGGGCTGGACGGCCTCGCCGCCGGCGTCGTCGGGATCGCCGCGCTGGCGCTGTTCTCCTACGCCTACCTGCTGTCGAGGACGAACGGGCTCACCACGCTGAGCGCCGCGACCCTCATCGCCGCGGTGCTGTTCGGCATGTGCGCGGGTTTCCTGCCGCACAACTTCAGCCCGGCCAAGATCTTCATGGGCGACACCGGCTCGATGCTGATCGGGCTCCTGCTCAGCGCCTCCACGATCATGCTGACCGGGCAGTTCGACCCGGCCATCCTCGCCAACGGCCTGTTCCCGTTCTTCGTCCCGGTGCTGCTCGTCCCGGCGGTGGCGGCGGTGCCGTTCATGGACATGCTGCTCGCGGTGTGGCGGCGCACCAACCAGGGCCGCTCGCCGTTCGCCCCGGACAAGCAGCACCTGCACCACCGGCTGCTGGAGCTCGGCCACTCCACCCGCCGCGCCGTGCTGATCATGTACTTCTGGGTCGGGCTGCTGGCCTCCGGGCTGGTCGGCCTCGCGCTGTTCGACGCCGCCTGGATCACCCTCGGCGCCACCCTGCTCGTCGCGGTCGCGGGCGTGCTGCTGATGCTCCGCATCCCCGGTCGCCGCAGGTCGGCCCGCGCGAAGGCCCCGGGCGCCGGCGACCAGCCCGCCGAGCGCCCCTCGATGCCCGTCTGA
- a CDS encoding F0F1 ATP synthase subunit B: MITAASVLAAEENNPLIPHPFELVVGIFSFLVVLIILGKILTPRIQKTLEERTEAIEGGLVRAEQAQQEAQQVLEQYKAQQKAAAVEASNERRKAEEQGAQIIAQAKEQAQVEARRIVENAKAQIEAERQQALQSLRAEIGALSVELAGRVVGESLEDSARQSRVVDRFLEELEERARTQEQITS, from the coding sequence ATGATCACAGCAGCTTCCGTCCTGGCGGCGGAGGAGAACAACCCTCTCATTCCGCACCCGTTCGAGCTGGTCGTCGGCATCTTCTCGTTCCTGGTCGTCCTGATCATCCTCGGCAAGATCCTCACGCCGCGCATCCAGAAGACGCTGGAGGAGCGGACCGAGGCGATCGAGGGCGGTCTCGTACGGGCCGAGCAGGCGCAACAGGAGGCCCAGCAGGTCCTTGAGCAGTACAAGGCCCAGCAGAAGGCGGCCGCGGTCGAGGCGTCGAACGAGCGGCGCAAGGCCGAGGAGCAGGGCGCGCAGATCATCGCCCAGGCCAAGGAGCAGGCCCAGGTCGAGGCGCGCCGCATCGTCGAGAACGCCAAGGCGCAGATCGAGGCCGAGCGGCAGCAGGCGCTGCAGTCGCTGCGCGCCGAGATCGGGGCCCTGTCGGTCGAGCTGGCCGGACGGGTCGTGGGCGAGTCCCTCGAGGACAGCGCGCGGCAGAGCCGGGTCGTCGACCGGTTCCTCGAGGAGCTCGAGGAACGCGCTCGCACCCAGGAGCAGATCACATCATGA